From the genome of Nicotiana sylvestris chromosome 2, ASM39365v2, whole genome shotgun sequence, one region includes:
- the LOC104245369 gene encoding uncharacterized protein, which yields MLALHLNKIIDEVREENVVQIITDNGSNFINAGKRIMETRPHIYWTPYAAHCINLLLEDIGKLKMHQDTLIKAKKVVRFIYGHTWVLDLMRSFTNNRELIRPDVTRFTTAYLTLQSIQKQKQALRSMFSSEAWNKSVWAKKHEEVKTRAIVLFDQKIWPYIAYCVKSVAPLVGVLREVDSEEKSCMGYLYDLIHRAKEKITLNCGYTENKYAPIWKRIDDKWTRQLCRPLHVAGYYLNPQLQFEERFSINFEVKQSLYQCIERMLDYEERFKMDVQLDSYDQFKGDFGCQIAVDSRKVRSPTDWWIRFGGQTPELTKFAIRVLSLTCSSSGCERNWSTFELIHTKKRNRLEHHRLNALVYIIEKEDHVLPEDLSWFDEENLFDIEVFRTVPLTPYENDLTHESFIDVGSLRDTSILQLALLVQSLVCSIAFLVCIPSPRYGKGVQIQAGIKGSAFSTHLNNRMVRTRATRDDQAPAPPTAAVRGRGWSRGRGRARGAARAPVRATAAVPPVDPAGVQAHDTPTATTTPAL from the exons ATGCTTGCATTGCATTTAAATAAGATCATAGATGAAGTTAGAGAAGAGAATGTTGTGCAGATAATAACTGATAATGGTTCTAATTTTATTAATGCTGGAAAAAGAATAATGGAAACCAGGCCTCATATTTATTGGACTCCATATGCAGCGCATTGCATTAACCTGTTATTAGAAGACATAGGAAAACTGAAAATGCATCAAGACACACTTATAAAAGCAAAAAAAGTGGTGAGATTTATTTATGGACATACGTGGGTGTTAGATTTAATGAGATCATTTACAAATAATCGTGAACTTATTCGTCCTGATGTTACTCGCTTTACTACAGCATATCTCACACTTCAAAGCATTCAAAAGCAAAAACAAGCTCTTAGATCTATGTTTTCTTCTGAAGCTTGGAATAAATCTGTTTGGGCTAAGAAACACGAGGAGGTGAAAACGAGAGCTATAGTTCTGTTTGATCAAAAAATTTGGCCATATATTGCTTATTGTGTGAAAAGTGTTGCTCCTTTAGTGGGTGTTTTGAGGGAAGTAGATTCAGAGGAAAAATCATGCATGGGATATTTGTATGATTTGATACATAGGGCTAAGGAAAAAATAACTTTGAATTGTGGATATACTGAAAACAAATATGCTCCCATTTGGAAAAGAATTGATGATAAATGGACTCGCCAACTCTGTCGTCCACTTCATGTTGCGGGGTACTATTTGAATCCGCAATTGCAATTTGAGGAAAGATTTTCTATTAACTTTGAAGTCAAACAAAGTTTGTACCAATGTATAGAAAGAATGTTGGATTATGAAGAGAGATTTAAAATGGATGTTCAGTTAGATTCATATGACCAATTTAAAGGGGATTTTGGATGTCAGATAGCTGTGGATTCTAGGAAAGTGAGATCTCCTACGGATTGGTGGATACGCTTTGGTGGGCAAACTCCAGAGTTGACTAAATTTGCAATTCGTGTCTTGAGTCTCACTTGCAGCTCCTCGGGTTGTGAAAGAAATTGGAGCACCTTCGAGTTG ATTCATACCAAGAAGAGAAATAGACTTGAGCATCATAGATTAAACGCTCTTGTTTAT ATTATTGAAAAAGAAGATCATGTGCTTCCAGAAGATCTTTCTTGGTTTGACGAAGAGAATTTATTTGATATTGAAGTTTTTAGGACGGTGCCGCTTACACCATATGAGAATGATCTTACACATGAATCATTCATTGATGTTGGGAGTTTAAGAGATACAA GCATACTCCAGTTAGCTCTTCTCGTACAGAGCCTTGTATGTTCGATTGCTTTCCTAGTCTGCATACCTTCTCCGAGATATGGAAAGGGGGTTCAGATACAGGCTGGCATTAAAGGAAGCGCTTTTAGCACACACCTAAACAATCGT atggtgaggacacgtgctacccgagacgatcaggcacccgcgccccctactgcagccgtcagaggccggggttGGAGTAGAGgacgaggacgcgcacgtggtgcagccagagcacctgtgcgAGCTACTGCCGCGGTACCACCAGTggatccagccggagtccaggcacatgacacgcctactgctactaccactccagctctctag